A stretch of DNA from Streptomyces gobiensis:
CGAATCCCTCGGGGCCGATGCTGATGACGACCTCGGGCAGCAGCTCGGCGTGGTGTGGTTCGAGACCGACCGTACGGGGGTGGCGGCGGGCCTCGGCCACCAGCCGGTCGGCGAAGATATCGGCGATCTGCCGGTACGCGCGGTACTGCAACAGCCGGGCGAAGAGCAGGTCGCGGGCCTCCAGCAGGGCGAGATCGGCCTCGTCCTCGACCTCGGCGGCGGGCAGCAGCCGGGCGGCCTTGAGGTCGAGCAGGGTCGCGGCGACGACGAGGAACTCGGTGGTCTGGTCGAGATCCCAGTCCGGGCCCATGGCGTGGATGTGTGCCATGAACTCATCGGTGACCTTGGAGAGGGCGACCTCCGTGACATCCAGCTTGTGCTTGGAGATCAGTTGGAGGAGCAGATCGAAGGGCCCCTCGAAGTTGTCGAGGACAACCTTGAACCGGCCGTCGTCAGGCTCCACCCCGGCTTCGCGATCCACCACCGCAGCCGGTCCGGCCTCCGGACCGGACTCCGGTCCGGACCCCGACCCGGATTCCGTTCCGGTCTCAGGCCCGGACTCAGGCTCCGGGGCGGGCTTCCGCTGCGGCTCAGTCTGCGGGGCGGGGGCGGGGGCGGGAGCCGCGTGCGATTCCGGCTCCGGCTGCTCCTGGGGCTCCCGTACGGTCTCCGGTCCGGCCGCCTCCGCAGGCGCGGCCCCCGGCCCCCGGCCGAGGGCACGGCGGGGTGCTCGGCGGGCGGGCACAGAGTCGTCGGAAGCGGTCATCGCGGGGCAGACTACCGCCCAGCCATCCCGTGACACTCACGGCACAAGGCCGCCCCGGACAGCAACCATCAATTGCGCAACCCTTCCCCGAGCAACCAGGTCTGCGAGTGGGGGCACCTCCCAGCGTTAGCTGGGGGAGGCGCCGGTTCAGGCGCGAAAACCCCCGCTTACCGTCCGCGCAGGCGGCGGACGAGGATGCTCGCGTCGCCACGTGACTCAAGGTCGGCGAGTACCACGGCCACCGCTTCCCGGACGATACGGCCGCGGTCGACGGCGAGCCCATGTTCACCACGGAGCACAAGCCGGGCGTGTTCGAGGTCCATCAGCTCCTCGGCGGAGACATAGACCGTGATCTTCTCATCATGGCGCTCCCGCCCGCTGGGGCGGCGCGGCGCGGACCGTCCGCGGCGCTGTGCGCCTCCCCCGGCCGCCTGGCGGCCGCTCTTCGCCGGAGCTGGCTGCTGGC
This window harbors:
- a CDS encoding segregation/condensation protein A, yielding MTASDDSVPARRAPRRALGRGPGAAPAEAAGPETVREPQEQPEPESHAAPAPAPAPQTEPQRKPAPEPESGPETGTESGSGSGPESGPEAGPAAVVDREAGVEPDDGRFKVVLDNFEGPFDLLLQLISKHKLDVTEVALSKVTDEFMAHIHAMGPDWDLDQTTEFLVVAATLLDLKAARLLPAAEVEDEADLALLEARDLLFARLLQYRAYRQIADIFADRLVAEARRHPRTVGLEPHHAELLPEVVISIGPEGFAKLAVKAMQPKPKPQVYVDHIHAPLVSVREQAEVVIARLRELGEASFQTLTADAPDTLTVVARFLALLELYRERAVVLDQEDALGALTVRWSGGEEARPLVTDEFDQEPQQREREEETSS